Proteins from one Carassius auratus strain Wakin linkage group LG28B, ASM336829v1, whole genome shotgun sequence genomic window:
- the LOC113067653 gene encoding myeloid-associated differentiation marker-like, producing MLHVDFRSLIQPIGIVRMVAVVLTCICFALAASAGIPTEAKSHWAWCMFCWCFCCFTTLLILILEFTNLNLNSKVPISWEDFTMAFAMLATLMMFTIAIIYPTFFASSSKSRQIGASAVSWLCFGLYAAEVWLVHKRPGETSGFLTTVPGLLKILETFVTCIIFMSLSPFEYRKSPGTEWCVAVYSLCFIFSLLIIFVTIAKLSSIFPFSFDYVVISFNILAVAMYATAVVIWPLYVFKNNSRPADCKNCTWDDLVVVTFMTVINFLVYIGDMAYSVKIVFFTQHVQE from the coding sequence ATGTTGCATGTGGATTTCAGATCACTGATTCAGCCTATTGGCATTGTTCGGATGGTGGCGGTGGTTCTGACATGCATCTGCTTTGCATTGGCGGCATCAGCGGGAATCCCGACTGAAGCCAAGTCCCATTGGGCTTGGTGCATGTTCTGCTGGTGCTTCTGCTGTTTCACAACCCTCCTGATCCTCATTTTGGAGTTTACCAACCTGAACCTGAACAGCAAAGTGCCCATTTCCTGGGAAGACTTCACCATGGCTTTTGCTATGTTGGCTACACTTATGATGTTCACCATTGCGATCATATACCCCACGTTCTTCGCCAGCTCCTCCAAATCCAGGCAGATCGGGGCGTCTGCGGTGTCCTGGTTGTGTTTCGGGCTGTACGCCGCCGAGGTCTGGTTGGTCCACAAAAGGCCTGGTGAAACGAGCGGCTTCCTCACCACCGTTCCCGGTCTCCTCAAGATCCTGGAGACATTCGTCACATGCATCATATTTATGTCATTGAGCCCCTTCGAATATAGGAAGTCTCCGGGAACAGAGTGGTGTGTGGCCGTCTACTCCTTATGCTTCATTTTTTCACTGCTGATTATTTTCGTCACCATCGCCAAACTGTCTTCCATCTTTCCGTTTTCTTTCGACTATGTGGTCATTAGCTTCAACATCCTGGCTGTGGCTATGTACGCAACTGCTGTTGTTATCTGGCCgctgtatgtatttaaaaataactcACGTCCAGCAGATTGTAAAAACTGTACGTGGGATGATCTGGTGGTGGTGACCTTCATGACCGTCATTAACTTCTTAGTATACATTGGAGATATGGCCTACTCTGTTAAAATAGTATTCTTTACCCAACATGTGCAAGAGTAA
- the LOC113067647 gene encoding N-acetylglucosamine-6-phosphate deacetylase, with the protein MPSNKSVSDAPITQFVNCRILKDHKLQWEDLWVREGKILNPEKLFFDEEGFADHKVDCEDNIIAPGFIDVQINGGYGIDFSQASSDIRGGVALVAKKILEHGVTSFCPTLVTSPPDIYHKVIPEVKAQDGGPEGAGVLGIHLEGPFISEEKRGAHPPKFLRTFKAGGVADLMETYGHLDNVAMVTLAPELANSAAAIRELSGRGIAVSLGHSMADVSQAEEAVQHGATFITHLFNAMLPFHHRDPGIVGLLTSDRVPPGRTVYYGMIADGIHTHPAALRIAHRANPAGLVLVTDAVMAMGLPPGRHTLGQQQIDIQGLHAYVLGTTTLSGSIATMDMCVRHFREASGCTVEAALEAASLHPAQMLGISHRKGTLEYGTDADFVVLDDTLTVRETYIAGQQVWRK; encoded by the exons ATGCCGTCCAATAAGAGTGTTTCAGATGCCCCGATCACACAGTTTGTGAACTGCAGGATACTGAAGGATCACAAGCTGCAATG ggAAGACCTGTGGGTCCGTGAGGGAAAGATTTTGAACCCGGAGAAGCTGTTCTTCGATGAGGAGGGTTTTGCTGATCACAAAGTTGACTGCGAGGATAACATCATTGCACCTGGATTCATAGATGTACAGATAAATG GTGGATATGGCATCGACTTCTCCCAGGCCAGCAGTGACATCAGAGGAGGTGTGGCTTTGGTGGCCAAAAAGATTCTAGAACACGGTGTCACTTCCTTTTGCCCGACCCTTGTCACGTCTCCACCAGACATATACCATAAG GTCATTCCTGAGGTCAAAGCTCAGGACGGAGGACCGGAGGGGGCAGGAGTTTTAG GTATTCATCTGGAGGGGCCATTCATCAGTGAAGAGAAGAGAGGCGCTCACCCTCCAAAGTTCCTCCGCACTTTTAAAGCAGGTGGCGTGGCCGACCTGATGGAGACTTATGGGCACCTGGACAATGTAGCCATGGTAACCCTCGCACCAGAACTAGCCAATAGCGCGGCAGCAATCCGTGAACTGTCAGGAAGAGGCATTGCAGTGTCACTCG GTCACTCTATGGCTGATGTCTCTCAGGCTGAAGAGGCTGTGCAGCATGGAGCCACAttcattacacatttatttaatgccatgttGCCT ttTCATCATCGAGACCCGGGCATTGTGGGATTGCTCACAAGTGATCGTGTTCCACCAGGTCGGACGGTTTACTACGGTATGATCGCAGACGGGATACACACGCACCCTGCAGCGCTGCGCATCGCACACAGAGCCAATCCCGCAg GGTTGGTGTTGGTCACTGACGCTGTGATGGCAATGGGTCTTCCTCCTGGTCGACACACACTCGGACAGCAGCAGATAGACATCCAGGGGCTTCACGCTTATGTCTTAG GCACTACAACTTTGAGTGGCAGCATTGCGACCATGGACATGTGTGTGAGACACTTCAGAGAGGCATCAG gttgtaCAGTAGAAGCTGCATTAGAAGCTGCATCGCTGCATCCTGCTCAGATGCTGGGCATCAGTCACAGGAAGGGAACGCTGGAGTATGGCACTGATGCAG ATTTTGTAGTGCTCGATGACACACTGACAGTCAGGGAAACCTACATTGCTGGACAGCAGGTCtggaggaagtga